A genomic region of Daphnia carinata strain CSIRO-1 chromosome 5, CSIRO_AGI_Dcar_HiC_V3, whole genome shotgun sequence contains the following coding sequences:
- the LOC130702775 gene encoding heat shock 70 kDa protein 14-like, protein MSAYFGLHVGRTNSCVAVCKDSKSDVVANDAGDRVTPSIVSFSSEEIAVGLPAKQGLFRNMSNSVVKCKELLCWNGEEDELAKLQSTSVCPVIVKNKKLLYEVEVDEKKKFFSPEDVLVHIYKKLYDIAIHHSNVDEESMKAVVSVPLSFTSEQRKAVWKAAEKAGFNILQVISEPAASLLAYGIGQSNKHETLCCLVYRCGGATLDVSVVNVRGGMYTIVSSLHRKQGGDKFTALVANYLADEFQNKWKLDPRESKRSMFKLMGAAEECKHVLSTLNTAHCFVESLHEGVDLSANVSRARIDMLITQLFPEYIGPISEALTQAGLTAADVHKVIVCGGTAKMPRLQQAIQEALPKSELLSNLTADEVIAVGCSNQAAVIGEPWDTICQHKQVAVPSISKSISVRCGDEDESQTTMVFSAQTPLSSRFSLPVPLGKKHNVAILDVFEETELVAKLTLNNLPEAPSVAANFHLSSDGSLHVTLTEKITGVTTAATIGTTIVA, encoded by the exons atgTCGGCATATTTTGGCCTTCACGTCGGGCGTACCAACTCTTGCGTGGCCGTCTGCAAG GATAGTAAATCTGATGTCGTAGCTAACGATGCCGGTGATCGTGTCACGCCATCCATCGTCTCATTCTCTTCTGAAGAGATA GCTGTTGGTCTGCCTGCCAAGCAAGGTCTTTTTAGAAATATGTCTAACAGTGTAGTCAAATGCAAAGAACTTCTATGCTGGAATGGAGAAGAAGATGAATTGGCCAAACTCCAGTCCACATCTGTCTGCCCAgttatcgtaaaaaacaagaagttgTTATATGAAGTAGAGGtagatgaaaagaagaagttcTTTTCTCCGGAAGATGTCTTAGTTCATAtttacaaaaaattatatg aTATTGCTATTCACCATTCTAATGTGGATGAGGAATCCATGAAAGCAGTAGTGAGTGTACCACTTTCTTTTACTTCTGAACAGAGAAAAGCTGTGTGGAAGGCTGCCGAAAAAGCCGGTTTCAACATATTGCAAGTTATAAGCGAACCTGCCGCTTCACTACTAGCCTACGGAATTGGACAGTCCAACAAACACGAAACTCT TTGCTGCTTGGTGTACCGCTGTGGTGGAGCGACGCTGGATGTCTCTGTGGTTAATGTTCGTGGAGGCATGTACACCATTGTCTCGTCATTGCACAGAAAGCAAGGGGGTGACAAGTTCACGGCTCTTGTAGCCAATTACCTTGCTGACGAGTTTCAAAA TAAATGGAAATTGGACCCTCGAGAGAGCAAACGATCCATGTTCAAATTGATGGGTGCTGCAGAAGAGTGCAAACATGTACTATCGACGTTGAACACTGCCCATTGTTTTGTTGAATCGCTTCACGAAGGAGTTGATCTTAGTGCCAATGTGTCTCGGGCTAGAATAGACATGCTTATTACTCAACTTTTCCCAGAATACATTGGACCTATTTCTGAAGCATTGACACAGGCTGGCCTGACTGCTGCCGATGTACACAAG GTAATTGTTTGTGGTGGAACGGCAAAAATGCCCAGGCTGCAACAAGCTATTCAAGAAGCTCTGCCTAAAAGCGAGTTACTCTCCAATTTGACAGCTGATGAGGTGATTGCTGTCGGGTGCAGTAACCAAGCTGCCGTGATTGGAGAACCTTGGGATACGATTTGTCAACACAAGCAAGTCGCAGTGCCATCAATTAGTAAAAGCATTTCAGTGCGC TGCGGAGACGAAGACGAGAGTCAAACAACGATGGTATTTTCTGCTCAAACGCCACTTTCGTCTCGCTTTTCTCTGCCTGTCCCACTAGGCAAGAAACATAATGTCGCCATTCTTGACGTCTTTGAAGAAACTGAACTTGTGGCAAAG CTAACTTTAAACAACCTACCAGAAGCGCCCAGCGTGGCTGCCAATTTTCATCTTTCCAG TGACGGATCTCTGCACGTAACGCTAACGGAAAAAATCACAGGTGTCACGACAGCGGCGACCATTGGCACAACCATTGTGGCATGA
- the LOC130702793 gene encoding integral membrane protein GPR155-like — translation MANLSQQVDEQMNIIVDVGGLQFENLYPVLLQTFVVIVLGYLSGRWGIIGQVESKGLNTFVGNFALPCIIFTALAELDFSRVNWMFLMAILISKAAVFVAVVIFTLLLTKPMNFSKAGLFAIFCTQSNDFALGYPIVAAVYGNSHPEYAKYLYVMAPISLVLLNPLGFLCMEVGERLRESRRLSQKMLPIQQADDSTGSDSQLSRKVSTSSTASLSSSNQRRSHANGCKIFLTVWKNMLFTPIVAMTVMGIAVNFLCDHQIPAILKNLCGVLSSAFSATALFALGLRMVDKTQGSGGAKFVVPGILIGVKCLVMPIVTREVTLHLDPGINGNASLELSNLGFLLGTFPSAPGILFYAMQYNVAVDMIAAAMVAGTFFSLPISVVSSKMISLSSANPADYISLLDSFLIRIAIIGLVCTLFMQVIFLASKKWKKAPHFITLCLTITQSMACLGVILWYTLGRDEPWKKHLQFMTFAIGVFSSRIWSALLAVTLLLLRMKKLSFVLNRCRPFLLVVGWGIPVVLSSCLCAFATHNRLEGDNPNFQFGKLQALVASTVLIVSFLVTVICLVWQQRLSKQPSITRVASSVSSRMSTCSSSTSLSKPSELLFDAYQYTPRSSTRTSTTSIDSNSFHHLPISKGALLVQESFSTGNPSFNEYNKSAALMVESLFSPCDDAPGYGMDLPADELQSRKGSLASLGRNSQAMVAGMRLTEPEESGIVRDRDDEFHITRHVGLLLALGTSMFVGIAVCVWTLVMEEMTGIYVMLLFLDETLNFGQGIFVFVIFGLEPRRLFAPVWSGLKRRSQLKTVASLLSLTAADDENKRNEQAVDHTCEQFMMFYMDKCIRDLVCDRKWQLKEYRDVFCGNEMVDWLLLMGLARDRSQAEKYGQGLLDGGIINHVDGRKDFHDQPYFYSFTQ, via the exons ATGGCCAACTTGAGCCAGCAGGTCGACGAACAAATGAATATCATCGTGGATGTCGGTGGACTACAATTCGAAAATTTATATCCTGTACTACTTCAGACATTTGTTGTCATCGTCCTTGG GTACTTGAGTGGTAGGTGGGGTATAATCGGCCAGGTGGAATCTAAAGGTTTGAATACCTTTGTCGGTAATTTTGCTTTGCCTTGTATCATTTTCACGGCTCTGGCCGAGCTGGATTTCAG CCGAGTTAATTGGATGTTTCTGATGGCCATACTGATCAGCAAAGCTGCCGTGTTTGTTGCTGTCGTAATATTCACGCTCCTGCTGACCAAACCGATGAATTTCTCCAAAGCTGGGCTCTTTGCCATATTCTGCACGCAGAGCAATGATTTCGCTCTGGGATATCCGATCG TGGCGGCCGTTTACGGAAATAGTCATCCAGAATATGCCAAATATCtg TACGTGATGGCGCCCATTTCGCTAGTATTGCTCAATCCTTTGGGTTTTCTCTGCATGGAAGTGGGCGAAAGGCTGAGAGAGAGCAGACGTCTTTCACAGAAAATGCTTCCAATTCAACAGGCGGATGATTCCACCGGAAGCGACAGTCAGCTCAGCCGTAAAGTTAGCACATCTTCCACTGCATCGCTATCCAGCTCCAATCAAAGGCGAAGTCATGCCAATGGCTGCAAg ATATTCTTGACTGTCTGGAAAAATATGTTGTTTACTCCGATTGTTGCAATGACCGTCATGGGTATCGCTGTCAACTTTCTCTGTGATCACCAAATACCTGCCATTCTAAAAAACCTGTGTGGG GTGCTCAGCTCGGCGTTTAGTGCTACTGCGCTCTTCGCCCTTGGCTTGCGAATG GTTGACAAAACACAAGGTTCTGGTGGTGCCAAATTCGTCGTACCCGGCATTCTTATTGGTGTCAAATG TCTAGTTATGCCTATCGTAACACGTGAAGTGACTCTTCATTTAGATCCGGGGATAAATGGCAATGCATCACTCGAGTTGAGTAATTTGGGATTTCTCCTGGGCACATTCCCTTCAGCTCCCGGAATTCTATTTTACGCAATGCAATACAACGTAGCTGTTGATATG ATTGCTGCGGCTATGGTAGCCGGGACTTTCTTCTCGCTTCCAATTAGCGTCGTCTCGTCGAAAATGATTTCACTCTCATCAGCCAATCCTGCAGATTACATCAGCTTACTCGATTCGTTTTTAATACGTATCGCAATAATCGGACTCGTTTGCACG CTGTTTATGCAAGTGATCTTCTTGGCCagtaaaaaatggaaaaaggcaCCTCATTTCATCACTTTATGCCTTACAATCACTCAAAGCATGGCCTGCCTTGGTGTTATTTTATGGTACACTTTGGGCCGTGACGAACCTTGGAAGAAGCACTTGCAATTCATGACGTTCGCCATCGGCGTTTTCAGTTCGAGGATTTGGTCTGCTTTGTTAGCCGTTACCCTACTTCTTCTGCGCATGAAGAAATTAAGCTTCGTCCTCAATAGATGTCGTCCCTTTCTTCTGGTTGTCGGATGGGG AATACCTGTGGTGCTGTCTTCTTGCCTTTGCGCATTCGCCACTCACAACCGTCTTGAGGGTGACAACCCCAATTTCCAGTTTGGCAAACTACAGGCTTTGGTAGCCTCAACTGTCCTGATCGTCAGTTTTTTAG TCACTGTCATTTGCTTGGTATGGCAGCAGCGGTTAAGCAAACAACCATCCATAACTAGAGTGGCGTCTAGCGTCAGCAGCAGAATGTCCACGTGCTCATCATCGACTTCGTTGTCGAAGCCAAGCGAACTTCTTTTCGACGCGTATCAGTACACACCTAGAAGCAGCACTCGTACCAGCACCACGTCCATCGACTCAAACAGTTTTCATCATCTTCCAATCAGCAAAGGTGCCCTGCTAGTTCAAGAATCTTTTTCCACCGGCAATCCTTCTTTTAACGAATACAACAAATCCGCAGCTTTGATGGTTGAAAG TTTATTTAGTCCGTGTGATGATGCACCCGGTTATGGGATGGATTTGCCGGCCGATGAACTTCAGAGTCGTAAGGGATCCCTTGCGTCGTTGGGCAGAAACTCACAGGCGATGGTGGCTGGAATGCGGCTGACGGAGCCGGAAGAATCTGGCATTGTCCGTGATCGTGATGATGAATTTCACATCACGAGACACGTTGGCCTTCTTTTGGCTCTTGGCACTTCCATGTTTGTC GGCATTGCTGTCTGCGTTTGGACCCTTGTTATGGAAGAGATGACGGGCATCTACGTCATGTTACTCTTTTTAGACGAGACGCTTAATTTCGGTCAAGGCatatttgttttcgttattttcgGTTTGGAACCTCGTCGTCTCTTTGCTCCCGTTTGGTCAGG ATTGAAACGACGCAGCCAACTGAAGACAGTCGCCAGTTTGTTGTCGTTAACAGCAGCCGATGAtgagaacaaaagaaacgaacagGCCGTCGATCACACTTGCGAACAGTTCATGATGTTCTACATGGACAAATGCATCCGAGATTTAGTCTGCGATCGCAA GTGGCAACTCAAGGAATACAGAGACGTATTTTGTGGCAATGAAATGGTGGATTGGCTACTTTTGATGGGTTTGGCACGTGACCGCAGCCAGGCAGAGAAGTATGGACAAGGTTTGCTTGATGGGGGTATAATCAACCACGTGGACGGCCGAAAAGATTTCCACGATCAGCCatatttttattcgtttaccCAGTGA
- the LOC130702776 gene encoding MAP kinase-interacting serine/threonine-protein kinase 1-like isoform X1, which produces MDENTNESQRMRHQSVRFAAGESSSASQLLYSPRCMPIKSALKHSSSSSAASGSTDSGFAGSAFADNEGEGENEMVVLAADRQAAIQRQKEEAKKRRRKKKRTGSSLFASTFNELYRLTGEFLGQGAYASVQTCVNIWTDVEYAVKIIEKVPGHSRDRVFKEVETFHHCQGHPNIIQLIEFFEEEDRFYLVFEKILGGPLLSHIQRRVHFTEHEASLVLRDLAAGLQFLHKKGIAHRDLKPENILCVYPDRLTPVKICDFDLGSGIKFNSNLNSPISTPELLTPVGSAEFMAPEVVDAFVGQVISGYDKRCDLWSLGIVMYILLCGYPPFYGHCGADCGWERGESCQSCQGLLFTSIQEGCYDFPEREWAHISQEAKDLIRGLLVKEAPRRLSAQSVLEHPWVKNGGPRTPLITPQVIRRNNSARELSVFAESAMAVKRVVMQHFSMNLALEARLRSLDEDSGLGQETEVIEMDVDSQSVEDDTIQFGHLSLDSENVVVPVKSSMSSASMDHSARGESRKKVTFGLAPPTGSRLAQRRLKSCLSLDALTPNGN; this is translated from the exons ATGGATGAAAATACCAACGAGAGCCAGCGGATGCGTCATCAGTCGGTGAGATTTGCTGCTGGCGAAAGCTCGTCGGCATCTCAGCTTCTCTACTCTCCGCGCTGCATGCCCATCAAATCGGCGTTGAAACAttcgtcgtcttcttcagCTGCTTCCGGATCAACCGATTCGGGATTCGCCGGCTCTGCCTTCGCCGACAACGAAG GAGAAGGAGAAAATGAGATGGTCGTGTTGGCGGCTGATCGTCAGGCGGCCATCCAGCGTCAGAAGGAAGAAGCCAAGAAGCGCcggaggaagaagaaacggaCTGGATCCAGTCTTTTTGCCTCTACCTTTAATG AGCTCTACCGACTGACTGGCGAGTTTTTGGGGCAAGGAGCCTACGCCTCGGTTCAAACGTGTGTCAACATCTGGACTGATGTCGAATATGCCGTCAAG ATAATTGAAAAAGTGCCGGGTCATAGCCGCGACCGCGTCTTTAAAGAAGTCGAGACGTTTCACCACTGCCAGGGGCATCCGAACATCATTCAATTGATAGAATTTTTCGAAGAGGAGGATCGCTTCTATTTGGTTTTTGAGAAGATATTGGGTGGTCCGTTGCTGTCACACATTCAACGGCGCGTCCACTTTACCGAGCACGAGGCGAGCTTGGTGCTGCGCGACTTAGCCGCCGGCCTGCAGTTTTTGCACAAGAAGGGCATCGCCCACCGGGACCTCAAGCCGGAAAACATCCTTTGCGTCTATCCCGACCGTCTGACGCCGGTCAAGATCTGTGATTTCGATCTCGGTTCGGGCATCAAATTCAACTCGAACCTCAATTCGCCCATTTCGACGCCTGAACTCCTCACTCCGGTCGGCAGTGCCGAGTTTATGGCTCCAGAAGTTGTTGACGCTTTTGTCGGCCAGGTCATCAGCGGCTACGACAAGCGATGCGACTTGTGGTCGCTCGGCATCGTCATGTACATCTTGCTGTGCGGCTACCCACCGTTCTATGGCCACTGCGGCGCCGATTGCGGATGGGAACGTGGTGAATCGTGCCAATCGTGTCAGGGCTTGCTCTTTACCAGCATCCAGGAGGGTTGTTATGATTTCCCCGAGCGCGAATGGGCCCACATCTCGCAAGAGGCCAAGGATCTCATTCGCGGTCTTTTGGTTAAAGAGGCACCACGTCGTCTTTCTGCTCAATCTGTCTTGGAGCATCCATGGGTCAAGAACGGTGGTCCCCGTACTCCCCTCATCACTCCCCAAGTCATTCGAAG GAACAATAGTGCCCGGGAATTGTCAGTGTTTGCAGAGAGCGCCATGGCCGTTAAACGGGTGGTAATGCAACATTTTAGCATGAATTTGGCCTTGGAAGCGAGATTGAGAAGCCTGGACGAAGATTCTGGACTAGGCCAGGAAACCGAAGTCATCGAGATGGATGTCGACAGTCAGTCGGTAGAGGATGACACCATTCAATTTGGCCATTTGTCTCTGGATTCGGAGAATGTTGTCGTGCCCGTCAAATCGTCTATGAGTAGCGCGTCGATGGACCATTCTGCACGCGGGGAATCGCGCAAGAAAGTAACGTTCGGTTTGGCTCCGCCTACCGGATCACGATTGGCTCAGAGACGTTTAAAGTCGTGTCTTAGTCTGGACGCTCTGACTCCCAACGGCAATTAA
- the LOC130702772 gene encoding ubiquitin carboxyl-terminal hydrolase 17-like protein 6: protein MPGYVSSFQKNPKERSEILFDNLKRNISQASLSKGDKHLPHQERNSVSFWLPNPRLYNLGSTSSHDDSREDTEQFQKKLGMANTCIEPFPDVQPLAKPANLNLKEACPTQAVEPVVALFEDPIDLEANKPSCWTYSAQKTHTSRKKSKPLIENELTNVKNSRKRASPTSTQKQQQENKKALDLAMESSTQSFPVKSFYGGNNRVNQTARSPTFVENKQVSNIPKLVNLDELHDEPNLAISQPGPSVITRSRSLSSQSFLPYEIGLRNFGNTCYVNAILQVLFALPGFTDDLVSAFQQVENLPCFCVLFAKIVDARKTGLSHAVNVNTQNFVENLWTLHPSYSVREQQDANEFLVRLIEQMKWALPPGPANPVESHFQCEMIEVYHCAKCGKKKKNVQKNTSICLPLSESSCNLEQCLEAYMAEEERDLACSNCKATSMKISSKFRTLPSKLIMSVNRFSKDAKLAKHVVPPRVLDVRRFMENTEDVLPSQYALTAQIVHIGETKNFGHYVSHVYCEDGEWRCYNDMSILTVSLADDIQSVDGDPAYVYFYIHQSPDE, encoded by the exons ATGCCAGGATACGTTTCCTCTTTTCAAAAGAATCCGAAGGAAAGGAGTGAAATTTTGTTCGATAATCTTAAAAGGAACATAAGCCAAGCATCATT GTCTAAAGGAGATAAACATCTGCCTCATCAAGAACGTAATAGTGTTAGCTTTTGGTTACCAAATCCACGGCTTTATAACTTGGGATCTACATCTAGCCATGATGATAGCAGAGAAGATACagaacaatttcaaaaaaaacttgg GATGGCAAACACCTGCATTGAACCTTTCCCTGATGTACAGCCATTAGCTAAACCAGCAAAcctaaatttaaaagaagCTTGCCCCACACAGGCTGTTGAGCCTGTTGTTGCATTGTTTGAAGATCCTATTGATCTAGAAGCTAACAAACCCAGTTGTTGGACCTATAGTGCTCAAAAAACTCACACCAGTAGGAAGAAATCTAAACCACTGATTGAAAATGAGCTGACAAATGTTAAAAATTCTCGAAAACGAGCTTCACCTACCAGTACCCAGAAGCAACagcaggaaaataaaaaagcactGGATCTTGCAATGGAATCTAGTACTCAGTCTTTTCCTGTTAAGTCCTTTTATGGTGGAAATAATCGAGTCAATCAAACCGCCCGCTCACCAACATttgttgaaaataaacaagtaTCCAACATTCCCAAGCTTGTGAACCTTGACGAACTACATGATGAACCTAACCTCGCCATCTCTCAACCTGGCCCGTCAGTGATAACGAGAAGCCGGAGTTTGTCATCACAGTCTTTTCTGCCTTACGAAATCGG TCTTAGAAATTTCGGAAATACGTGCTACGTTAACGCAATCCTTCaagttttatttgctttaCCTGGATTTACGGACGATCTCGTCAGTGCTTTTCAACAGGTGGAAAATTTGccatgtttttgtgttttatttgccAAAATTGTAGATGCACGGAAAACGGGACTGTCTCATGCAGTCAATGTTAATACCCA gaattttgttgaaaatctGTGGACGCTACATCCGAGCTATTCAGTTCGAGAACAGCAAGATGCCAATGAATTCCTTGTACGGCTCATCGAACAGATGAAATGGGCGCTTCCGCCTGGACCTGCAAATCCAGTTGAATCACACTTCCAGTGTGAAATGATTGAAGTATACCACTGCGCCAA atgtggaaagaaaaagaaaaacgtccaGAAAAACACTTCCATTTGCTTACCACTCTCCGAAAGTTCGTGTAACTTGGAGCAATGTTTGGAAGCTTACATGGCTGAAGAAGAACGTGACCTGGCATGCAGTAATTGCAAAGCAACCAGCATGAAAATAAGCTCGAAATTCAGAACACTGCCAAG CAAGCTGATTATGTCGGTAAACCGCTTTTCAAAAGATGCAAAGCTTGCCAAACATGTCGTCCCGCCCCGAGTACTGGATGTTCGGCGGTTCATGGAAAATACCGAAGATGTCCTGCCCAGTCAGTATGCCCTAACTGCCCAGATTGTTCACATtggcgaaacaaaaaattttg GTCACTATGTTTCGCACGTATATTGTGAAGACGGCGAATGGCGTTGCTACAATGATATGTCGATCCTAACTGTATCTCTAGCGGATGATATCCAATCAGTTGACGGAGATCCAGcttatgtttatttttacatcCACCAGTCACCAGACGAATGA
- the LOC130702773 gene encoding cell division control protein 6 homolog: MSPAAQNQINFPCRKLSVRRKMDFDHDLASPTKSPRKETSDIVTETEQSVRLTRSSSRRAQTPIPSIPHAVRSSPRKVHRNLFKNTDDSSPAKGAPLNLMTKIYSPKKTAVRGNEENHEGGAIEKKSSKSTMLSSPVKLKLHHPNVTSFAKARQALHTTTPSTIFCRDKELAVIENFMRPLIDERKPGSMYISGRPGTGKTACVTHILSNTIFSGKFKSIFVNCMLLQTPASIFQHIAQQLDPKWNASAKEALPFLEDRLTDTGPMIVLVLDEIDQMSTRDQSVLYSIFELPALKNSRLILIGLANALDLTDRALVRLQSRVNFKPVLLNFSPYSKQDIATILSQRIQEAVTEDVGNVIAPSALQYLGGKISSTSGDLRKAIDICRRAVELAETTAKKQLVLAPSNTESQNGGSVPANKCVNIPLLCKMMASVESSAFCSANSDDMDDTPLQQKLIIVTLLVLVKLGKSKQVTLGKLHQSYSKVCSKYGVTAIDFDEFAHTCSLVESRGIVTLKKKGNTRLAPICLRLDEREVESTLKDKTLLSSILAQGSLFV, from the exons ATGTCGCCTGCTGCGCAGaatcaaataaattttccttGCCGAAAATTAAGCGTACGTCGAAAGATGGATTTTGACCATGATCTCGCCAGTCCTACAAAATCGCCTCGTAAAG AAACAAGTGATATAGTTACTGAGACTGAGCAGTCAGTGAGGTTGACTCGATCTTCATCGAGGAGAGCTCAGACACCAATCCCCTCCATACCTCATGCTGTTCGCTCAAGTCCAAGAAAAGTCCATAGAAATCTCTTTAAAAATACTGATGATTCTTCTCCTGCAAAAGGAGCACCATTGAATTTGATGACCAAAATATACAGTCCTAAAAAAACTGCTGTGAgaggaaatgaagaaaatcatGAAGGAGGtgccattgaaaaaaagtCATCTAAATCTACTATGTTGAGTTCTCCAGTTAAACTAAAACTGCATCACCCAAATG TTACAAGCTTTGCTAAGGCACGCCAAGCTCTTCATACTACAACTCCAAGCACAATTTTTTGCAGAGATAAGGAGCTGGCCGTAATTGAGAATTTTATGAGGCCACTTATCGATGAAAGAAAACCAGGCAGCATGTACATATCAGGAAGGCCAGGAACTGGCAAAACTGCATGTGTAACACACATCTTGTCCAACACAATT TTCTCAGGAAAGTTCAAGTCAATTTTTGTCAACTGCATGTTACTTCAGACCCCTGCCTCTATATTCCAACACATTGCCCAGCAGCTGGATCCAAAATGGAATGCTTCTGCCAAAGAAGCGTTACCATTTCTGGAAGACAGACTCACAGACACGGGACCTatgat TGTTCTCGTTTTGGATGAAATTGACCAAATGTCAACCAGAGATCAATCAGTCTTATATTCAATCTTTGAACTGCCGGCATTGAAAAACTCCCGTCTGATTTTAATAGGCTTAGCTAATGCTTTGGACCTTACTGACCGTGCCTTGGTTCGACTGCAAAGCCGAGTAAATTTCAAGCCCGTTCTTCTCAATTTCTCGCCTTACTCGAAACAAGACATTGCAACCATTTTAAGCCAGCGAATCCAGGAAGCTGTCACCGAGGATGTTGGCAATGTGATAGCTCCTTCGGCTCTCCAGTATTTGGGGGGTAAAATATCCTCCACCTCCGGTGACCTCCGCAAAGCCATCGATATCTGCAGGCGAGCTGTCGAGTTGGCTGAAACGACTGCAAAAAAGCAACTGGTGTTGGCGCCGTCAAATACTGAATCTCAAAACGGCGGATCTGTTCCGGCTAACAAATGCGTGAACATTCCTCTTCTTTGTAAGATGATGGCTTCAGTTGAAAGTAGTGCCTTCTGCTCTGCCAACAGCGATGACATGGACGATACTCCTCTGCAACAGAAGCTTATTATTGTGACGCTTCTCGTGCTAGTCAAATTGGGAAAATCGAAGCAAGTGACACTGGGAAAACTTCATCAGTCATACAGCAAAGTCTGTTCCAAATACGGTGTGACAGCCATAGACTTTGACGAATTCGCGCACACCTGTTCTTTGGTCGAGAGCCGAGGCATAgtgacgttgaaaaaaaagggtaataCTCGTCTTGCCCCTATATGTCTACGACTTGACGAGCGTGAAGTAGAGTCTACACTTAAGGACAAAACTCTTTTATCTTCAATCCTGGCACAGGGatctttatttgtttaa
- the LOC130702776 gene encoding MAP kinase-interacting serine/threonine-protein kinase 1-like isoform X2 — protein sequence MVEKYGDDSSDNGEGENEMVVLAADRQAAIQRQKEEAKKRRRKKKRTGSSLFASTFNELYRLTGEFLGQGAYASVQTCVNIWTDVEYAVKIIEKVPGHSRDRVFKEVETFHHCQGHPNIIQLIEFFEEEDRFYLVFEKILGGPLLSHIQRRVHFTEHEASLVLRDLAAGLQFLHKKGIAHRDLKPENILCVYPDRLTPVKICDFDLGSGIKFNSNLNSPISTPELLTPVGSAEFMAPEVVDAFVGQVISGYDKRCDLWSLGIVMYILLCGYPPFYGHCGADCGWERGESCQSCQGLLFTSIQEGCYDFPEREWAHISQEAKDLIRGLLVKEAPRRLSAQSVLEHPWVKNGGPRTPLITPQVIRRNNSARELSVFAESAMAVKRVVMQHFSMNLALEARLRSLDEDSGLGQETEVIEMDVDSQSVEDDTIQFGHLSLDSENVVVPVKSSMSSASMDHSARGESRKKVTFGLAPPTGSRLAQRRLKSCLSLDALTPNGN from the exons ATGGTGGAAAAGTACGGCGACGATAGTTCAGATAATG GAGAAGGAGAAAATGAGATGGTCGTGTTGGCGGCTGATCGTCAGGCGGCCATCCAGCGTCAGAAGGAAGAAGCCAAGAAGCGCcggaggaagaagaaacggaCTGGATCCAGTCTTTTTGCCTCTACCTTTAATG AGCTCTACCGACTGACTGGCGAGTTTTTGGGGCAAGGAGCCTACGCCTCGGTTCAAACGTGTGTCAACATCTGGACTGATGTCGAATATGCCGTCAAG ATAATTGAAAAAGTGCCGGGTCATAGCCGCGACCGCGTCTTTAAAGAAGTCGAGACGTTTCACCACTGCCAGGGGCATCCGAACATCATTCAATTGATAGAATTTTTCGAAGAGGAGGATCGCTTCTATTTGGTTTTTGAGAAGATATTGGGTGGTCCGTTGCTGTCACACATTCAACGGCGCGTCCACTTTACCGAGCACGAGGCGAGCTTGGTGCTGCGCGACTTAGCCGCCGGCCTGCAGTTTTTGCACAAGAAGGGCATCGCCCACCGGGACCTCAAGCCGGAAAACATCCTTTGCGTCTATCCCGACCGTCTGACGCCGGTCAAGATCTGTGATTTCGATCTCGGTTCGGGCATCAAATTCAACTCGAACCTCAATTCGCCCATTTCGACGCCTGAACTCCTCACTCCGGTCGGCAGTGCCGAGTTTATGGCTCCAGAAGTTGTTGACGCTTTTGTCGGCCAGGTCATCAGCGGCTACGACAAGCGATGCGACTTGTGGTCGCTCGGCATCGTCATGTACATCTTGCTGTGCGGCTACCCACCGTTCTATGGCCACTGCGGCGCCGATTGCGGATGGGAACGTGGTGAATCGTGCCAATCGTGTCAGGGCTTGCTCTTTACCAGCATCCAGGAGGGTTGTTATGATTTCCCCGAGCGCGAATGGGCCCACATCTCGCAAGAGGCCAAGGATCTCATTCGCGGTCTTTTGGTTAAAGAGGCACCACGTCGTCTTTCTGCTCAATCTGTCTTGGAGCATCCATGGGTCAAGAACGGTGGTCCCCGTACTCCCCTCATCACTCCCCAAGTCATTCGAAG GAACAATAGTGCCCGGGAATTGTCAGTGTTTGCAGAGAGCGCCATGGCCGTTAAACGGGTGGTAATGCAACATTTTAGCATGAATTTGGCCTTGGAAGCGAGATTGAGAAGCCTGGACGAAGATTCTGGACTAGGCCAGGAAACCGAAGTCATCGAGATGGATGTCGACAGTCAGTCGGTAGAGGATGACACCATTCAATTTGGCCATTTGTCTCTGGATTCGGAGAATGTTGTCGTGCCCGTCAAATCGTCTATGAGTAGCGCGTCGATGGACCATTCTGCACGCGGGGAATCGCGCAAGAAAGTAACGTTCGGTTTGGCTCCGCCTACCGGATCACGATTGGCTCAGAGACGTTTAAAGTCGTGTCTTAGTCTGGACGCTCTGACTCCCAACGGCAATTAA